The genomic interval CTTTTTTTCGGTTTCTTGTGATGCAGCGTTATTAAAGAAACTTGCTTGTAAGATCGAAGATCAAGATCAGGTTGGCAGATTATTGGACATCGATGTATTGGACGTTGATGGGATACCGATTAGCCGCAGTGCACTTGGTTTGCCTAAACGCAAATGCTTGCTGTGTGAGCAGGATGCAGTCATTTGTACGAGAATGCGGCAGCATACAGTAGAACAATTGTTGCAACAGATTGAAAAAGTTGTGAGCAAAATGCAAACCTAAAGCAGGAGGCCAATGATGGAAGATTTTACTGAAGATGCGTTTGAACTGCATGAATTACCACAAAGCTTTAAAGACGGCCGAAAAAAAGTGGCTGAATTTCTAGCAGGGTTTGACTTAATGTATGATACGATGGATTCTTATGTTGGTTTATTCTCCGGAGAAAAGATGATTGCTGGTGGCGGTTACCGAGGAACAACTATTAAATGTGTAGCGATAGATCCCAGTTATCAAAGCAGCGGATTATTAAATAAAATCATATCTTATTTATGCAGTGAATTGTGGGCAAAAGGGGCAGCGAATATTTTTGTGTTTACAAAACCGAGTAATCTCAATTCATTTCGTGGTGCAGGTTTTTATTTGATTGGTAGTGCGCCGGACGCGATTTTATTGGAAAGCCAAAAAGATGGCATTGAACGCTATGTACAAGCTTTAAAACCATGTCGACAAAGTGGTGTTCAGGGTGCCATTGTGATGAATGCAAATCCATTCACACTAGGGCATCAGTATTTAGTAGAATATGCAGCGAAACATTGCGATCATCTGCATATTTTTGTCGTAGAAGAGGATTTGTCGGATTTTCCTTTTAAAGTGCGTAAACGATTGATTGAAGAAGGAACAAGAAATTTCAAAAATGTAACGGTGCATAGCGGCGGACCCTATATAATTTCGGCAAATACATTTCCGTCCTATTTCATTAAGGAATTATCTAGGATAGCCAAAGCTTATGCACAGCTGGATTTAGATATTTTCGCAAAACATATAGCGCCTGCACTTTTCATTACAAAACGATTTGTTGGCACTGAGCCAGCAGACGCATTGACCTCCGCCTATCATCAAATCATGCAGCAAGAATTACCTAAATCTGGTGTTGCATCCATCATGCTGGAGCGAAAAGAAAATTGCGGGCAACCGATATCGGCATCAAGCGTGCGTGCACTTCTTGCAAAAGGGGATTTGGAAGGCGCGAGGTCGCTCGTACCTGCGACTACAGCAGATTTTTTTGCAACCCCCGAAGGTATAACTATTATAGACAAATTGCAGCAAAACACGCAGTGAGAGGAGAATTTTTGTGCTTGTATTACCAGAAGAAATTGGTCGTCTCGCGGTGCAGGCGATTTTATATGAAGTAGCAGTTACGCCAAAGCCGGGATTGGTAGACCGATATAGTGCCGGTGCACATCAAGATATGGATTACTTTTCTTTTTTAGCGAGTGCAA from Massilibacillus massiliensis carries:
- the citC gene encoding [citrate (pro-3S)-lyase] ligase: MEDFTEDAFELHELPQSFKDGRKKVAEFLAGFDLMYDTMDSYVGLFSGEKMIAGGGYRGTTIKCVAIDPSYQSSGLLNKIISYLCSELWAKGAANIFVFTKPSNLNSFRGAGFYLIGSAPDAILLESQKDGIERYVQALKPCRQSGVQGAIVMNANPFTLGHQYLVEYAAKHCDHLHIFVVEEDLSDFPFKVRKRLIEEGTRNFKNVTVHSGGPYIISANTFPSYFIKELSRIAKAYAQLDLDIFAKHIAPALFITKRFVGTEPADALTSAYHQIMQQELPKSGVASIMLERKENCGQPISASSVRALLAKGDLEGARSLVPATTADFFATPEGITIIDKLQQNTQ